The following proteins come from a genomic window of Trifolium pratense cultivar HEN17-A07 linkage group LG4, ARS_RC_1.1, whole genome shotgun sequence:
- the LOC123882017 gene encoding probable helicase MAGATAMA 3, producing the protein MTEKTRNASEEDLKHGMFLDIVLSWTFEDVLNENLYNDKVHKIPETFKSTTDYKNSFIPLLCEETHSDLSSSLYGVSRAPFCEIERVEGSKEMKLPKSRQQFKQFHHIIWLKSTTESNRVETGDGNYEPGSGDLIAITTIRPRSLNDLNTLKSPYHIAYVNGSKNGSSDRITVLSSKSMEMDIEHDSRRNNTQKLYAVFLMNMITNVRIWKALNTQSNGDHLSIIEEVLQPGLNCGENCKMCMSGSNSQVSFITKDIIRSQNLNESQEDAVSSCVGMINCSHSSTKLIWGPPGTGKTKTVACLLFSLLKLKTRTLTCAPTNTAVLQVATRLRSLVMDSLEHDSYGLGDIVLFGNGKRMKIDSYPGLQDIFLDYRVKNLMKCFAEWKHNFKSMIELLRDPKEQYFLEIFQKDFAMKKNSTIAYAYHACKRQGLVMKFEVFVQTAWRDITKLYQLDEKDRKECLLTTEQFVKQKVEKLRMSGLKFLIQTMYTNLVQLFENPRDKIFSKMGYKSFDDFAMKNTLGSTYCSYKQNKGKDKYDDSVTFEDYVKRAKKDIIELYQSIMTMEQFVKKRFGELREKLKFLLHTLYTHMPKSFISVNNMLQALDLLKSLEISLSKAKFKKIVDDCEEECIPSCFGPSSLERNECLRILSSLFNSISLPEFQAKDQVEKFCLSNASLILCTASNSIKLYTEGLRHVQFLVIDEAAQLKECESTIPLQLPGLCHCILIGDERQLPALVKSKIADKCEFGRSMFERLLILGYKRHMLNVQYRMHPSISLFPSKEFYDGKLTDAFIVREERYNKRFLEGKMYAPYSFINIAKGKEQFHRGHSLKNMIEVAVISKILESLKQEFMKTKKKVSIGIISPYNAQVYEIQEKVKQYTFASDTEFSVSVRSVDGFQGGEEDIVIMSTVRSNDCGKVGFLANRQRTNVAITRARYCLWIIGNANTLMDSHSIWRNVVIDAKIRDCFHNADEDKKLAGAIEDVLLELDLLEESDSLFKKLSLGGKTEKSTTSSSSRIMKPRW; encoded by the exons ATGACGGAGAAGACTAGGAATGCAAGTGAAGAGGATCTTAAACATGGCATGTTTTTAGATATTGTACTCTCATGGACCTTCGAGGATGTTCTAAATGAAAATCTTTACAATGACAAG GTTCATAAGATCCCAGAGACATTTAAGTCAACAACAGATTACAAGAACTCTTTTATTCCTCTTTTGTGTGAGGAAACACATTCTGATTTATCTTCAAGCTTGTATGGCGTGTCTCGAGCTCCTTTCTGTGAAATAGAAAGAGTTGAAGGAAGCAAGGAAATGAAACTTCCCAAAAGTCGACAGCAATTCAAACAGTTCCATCATATCATATGGTTGAAGAGTACAACTGAATCTAATAGAGTTGAAACTGGTGATGGAAATTATGAACCTGGTTCAGGAGATCTCATTGCTATCACAACCATTAGGCCTAGAAGCTTAAATGACTTGAACACACTAAAAAGTCCTTACCATATCGCCTATGTTAATGGATCGAAAAATGGATCATCTGATAGAATCACAGTACTGTCATCCAAATCTATGGAGATGGATATTGAACATGATTCGAGGAGAAACAATACGCAGAAACTGTATGCGGTTTTCCTTATGAACATGATAACAAATGTTCGTATTTGGAAAGCCTTGAACACACAGTCAAACGGGGATCACCTCAGCATTATTGAAGAAGTATTGCAACCTGGTCTCAAC TGTGGAGAGAACTGCAAAATGTGCATGTCTGGTTCGAATAGTCAAGTTTCTTTCATTACAAAAGACATAATTCGTTCTCAGAATCTGAATGAATCCCAAGAAGACGCTGTTTCAAGCTGTGTTGGTATGATAAATTGTTCTCATTCTAGTACCAAACTTATTTGGGGACCACCAGGGACAGGGAAAACAAAGACAGTTGCATGCTTGTTATTTTCTCTACTCAAGTTAAAAACCAGAACATTAACTTGTGCTCCGACTAATACTGCAGTTTTGCAAGTGGCAACTAGGTTGCGAAGTTTAGTTATGGATTCCCTTGAGCATGATTCATATGGTTTAGGTGACATTGTCCTATTTGGCAATGGTAAAAGAATGAAAATAGATAGTTATCCTGGCCTTCAAGATATTTTTCTTGATTATCGTGTAAAAAATCTCATGAAATGCTTTGCTGAATGGAAGCATAACTTTAAATCGATGATCGAGTTACTTAGGGACCCTAAAGAGCAATATTTTTTGGAGATTTTCCAAAAGGATTTTGCTATGAAAAAGAATAGCACTATAGCATATGCATATCATGCATGCAAGAGGCAAGGTCTTGTTATGAAGTTTGAGGTATTTGTTCAAACTGCATGGAGAGACATCACAAAGCTATACCAATTAGATGAGAAAGATAGAAAGGAATGTTTGTTGACGACCGAGCAATTTGTGAAACAGAAAGTTGAGAAATTAAGAATGAGTGGCCTCAAATTCTTGATACAAACCATGTACACAAACTTAGTGCAGTTGTTCGAGAACCCTAGAGATAAAATTTTCTCAAAGATGGGTTATAAGTCCTTTGATGATTTTGCTATGAAAAATACTTTAGGATCAACGTATTGTTCATACAAGCAAAATAAGGGGAAAGATAAATATGATGATTCTGTGACGTTTGAGGATTATGTGAAGAGGGCTAAGAAAGACATTATAGAGCTATACCAAAGTATCATGACTATGGAGCAATTTGTGAAGAAGAGATTTGGAGAATTAAGAGAGAAGCTCAAGTTCTTGCTACATACCTTATACACCCACATGCCAAAATCTTTCATTTCAGTGAACAATATGCTCCAAGCTCTTGACTTGTTAAAATCACTAGAAATTTCTTTGAGTAAAGCCAAATTTAagaaaattgttgatgattgtgaAGAAGAATGCATTCCTTCTTGCTTTGGACCATCAAGCTTGGAAAGAAATGAGTGCCTTCGCATTCTAAGCTCGCTTTTTAACTCAATTTCACTTCCTGAATTTCAAGCGAAAGATCAAGTAGAAAAGTTTTGCTTGTCAAATGCTAGTCTAATTTTATGTACTGCATCAAATTCTATTAAACTTTACACAGAAGGGTTGAGACATGTGCAATTTTTAGTTATTGATGAAGCAGCTCAGCTAAAAGAATGTGAATCAACAATTCCTTTGCAGCTGCCAGGTCTCTGTCATTGTATCTTAATCGGTGATGAGAGACAACTCCCTGCGTTGGTAAAAAGCAAG ATTGCAGACAAGTGTGAATTTGGACGAAGTATGTTCGAGAGGCTGTTGATTTTAGGTTACAAGAGGCACATGCTTAATGTTCAGTATAGAATGCATCCATCAATCAGCTTATTTCCATCCAAAGAGTTCTATGATGGAAAACTTACTGATGCCTTCATTGTTAGGGAAGAAAGATATAATAAACGTTTCCTTGAAGGAAAAATGTATGCTCCTTATTCTTTCATTAACATAGCTAAGGGTAAAGAGCAATTTCATCGTGGACACAGTTTGAAGAACATGATTGAGGTTGCTGTAATTTCCAAAATACTTGAAAGCCTTAAACAAG AGTTTATGAAGACAAAGAAAAAAGTTAGCATAGGAATCATATCTCCATACAATGCTCAAGTTTATGAAATTCAGGAGAAAGTTAAGCAGTATACTTTTGCTTCTGATACCGAATTTTCTGTTAGTGTTCGTTCTGTTGATGGTTTTCAAGGTGGTGAGGAAGATATTGTAATAATGTCTACTGTAAGATCAAATGATTGTGGAAAAGTGGGGTTTCTTGCCAATAGACAGAGAACTAATGTGGCAATCACTAGAGCTAG ATATTGTCTTTGGATAATAGGGAATGCTAATACTTTAATGGACAGTCACTCTATTTGGAGAAATGTAGTTATTGATGCTAAAATAAGAGATTGTTTCCATAATGCCGATGAGGACAAGAAATTGGCTGGGGCTATTGAGGATGTCTTGTTAGAGCTTGATCTACTTGAAGAATCTGATTCACTATTTAAGAAGCTAAGTTTAGGTGGAAAAACAGAAAAGTCAACTACTTCCTCCAGCTCCAG GATAATGAAACCAAGGTGGTGA
- the LOC123922565 gene encoding uncharacterized protein LOC123922565: MAAEQTLRQLAAPDVNYNGLCIEYAEVDVPFELKSGLIHLLPRFNGLAGEDPHKHLKEFQVVCSTPLRPEGITEDHIKLRAFPFSLQGAAKDWLYYLEPNSVSTWNDLKKVFLERYFPASRAASIRKEICGLLPMDRNILDAASGGALVDKTPAAAKALIENMSLNSQQFTTRNNSASVNEIQSSSSSIKALETKFDARIDELTSLVKKLAVSKAQPAKVCAAALYNQNRYNNPDLSTNKYHPSWRNHQNLQYGNQSQAAAPAAPPATSSLEDLVKQLAQRTDASIQNLTTQMGQMANAIGQLQAQGSGNLRAQTVPNPNVNVSAITLRSGRVSEPAPEKKKKKTVASSSAPEPPSVTIETEPEKERVYVPPIPFPQRVQKNIKKTVEEDKEILDVFRKCAVNIPLLDAIKQIPKYAKFLKDLCTHKRKLKENERVSLGRNVSAFIQPKTGSSANVSVISQTMPEKCDDPGVFAIPCSIGDHKFENCMLDLGAGINVMHTSIYNNLDLGPLQPTGLIVQLANRSNARPAGKVEDVLVQVNDLILPADFYILDMEGETNSSRAPIILGRPFMRTARTKVDVYDGTMSMEFGDIVAKFNIFYAMKHPVEEHSVFYMDLVTNTNLCSVCAKIESYLQDNNIHTGEVVVNEAVCTVKVLDIPAAPTKHSHDKEKTTHFHDKMISKKKFSVGQKVLLFKSRLKDMKLKVQVLARFSKQKDSG, encoded by the exons ATGGCCGCTGAACAAACATTGAGGCAGCTTGCTGCTCCTGATGTTAATTACAATGGTTTATGTATCGAATATGCTGAAGTTGATGTACCTTTTGAACTAAAATCTGGTTTAATACACTTGTTGCCAAGGTTTAATGGTCTTGCAGGTGAGGACCCGCACAAGCATTTAAAGGAATTTCAGGTTGTGTGCTCCACACCATTGAGGCCCGAAGGTATCACGGAAGACCACATCAAGTTGAGAGCCTTTCCATTCTCGTTACAAGGTGCTGCTAAAGACTGGCTCTACTACCTTGAGCCAAATTCTGTTTCAACTTGGAATGATCTGAAGAAGGTCTTTCTAGAGAGATACTTTCCCGCTTCTAGAGCAGCatcaatcagaaaagaaatatgcg GGTTGCTACCAATGGATCGAAACATTTTGGATGCTGCAAGTGGTGGAGCACTTGTTGATAAAACTCCAGCTGCTGCAAAGGCCTTGATCGAAAACATGTCACTCAACTCGCAACAGTTTACAACCAGAAATAATTCTGCAAGTGTAAATGAGATTcagtcttcctcttcctccatcAAGGCGCTCGAAACCAAGTTTGATGCTAGAATTGATGAACTTACTTCCTTGGTGAAAAAGTTGGCAGTTAGCAAAGCTCAACCAGCAAAAGTGTGTGCAGCAGCCCTTTACAATCAAAACAGGTACAACAATCCTGACCTCTCCACCAACAAATATCACCCTAGTTGGAGGAATCATCAAAACCTCCAATATGGGAATCAGTCACAAGCTGCAGCCCCTGCTGCCCCACCAGCCACTTCTTCACTGGAAGACCTTGTCAAGCAACTGGCACAACGAACAGATGCTAGCATTCAGAACCTGACAACGCAGATGGGACAAATGGCCAATGCAATAGGCCAACTACAAGCTCAAGGCTCGGGTAACCTTCGTGCACAAACAGTGCCGAATCCGAATGTAAATGTGAGTGCAATTACTTTGAGATCCGGAAGAGTGTCAGAACCAGctccagagaaaaagaagaagaaaaccgttGCATCATCATCTGCTCCTGAACCTCCTTCTGTTACAATTGAGACCGAAcccgaaaaagaaagagtatatGTGCCACCAATTCCTTTTCCTCAAAGGGTGCAGAAAAATATCAAGAAGACAGTTGAGGAAGACAAGGAGATTTTAGATGTATTCAGAAAATGTGCGGTTAACATTCCTCTCCTCGATGCAATTAAACAGATTCCTAAATATGCAAAATTCCTGAAAGACTTGTGCACACACAAGAGGAAGTTGAAGGAAAATGAGAGAGTCAGTTTGGGACGAAATGTTTCTGCTTTCATTCAGCCCAAAActggttcctcagctaatgtctCAGTTATCAGTCAGACCATGCCAGAAAAGTGTGATGATCCAGGAGTTTTTGCTATTCCCTGTTCCATTGGGGATCACAAGTTTGAAAATTGTATGCTTGATCTGGGAGCAGGTATTAATGTTATGcatacttctatttataataaCCTTGATCTTGGTCCTTTGCAGCCTACAGGTTTAATCGTGCAATTAGCAAACAGGAGCAATGCCCGCCCTGCTGGGAAGGTAGAAGATGTCCTGGTGCAAGTTAATGACTTGATTCTTCCTGCAGATTTCTACATTCTAGACATGGAGGGAGAAACTAATTCCAGCAGGGCACCCATCATTCTAGGCCGACCATTCATGAGAACGGCaagaacaaaagttgatgtttatGATGGAACCATGTCCATGGAGTTTGGCGACATTGTCGCtaagtttaacattttttatgCCATGAAACATCCCGTGGAAGAACATTCTGTTTTTTATATGGATTTAGTTACTAACACTAACCTTTGCTCTGTTTGTGCTAAGATTGAATCTTATTTGCAGGATAATAACATTCATACAGGTGAAGTTGTTGTCAATGAGGCAGTCTGTACGGTTAAAGTTCTTGACATTCCGGCTGCCCCAACCAAACACTCCCATGATAAAGAAAAGACTACGCACTTCCATGATAAGATGatttccaaaaagaaattttctgTTGGCCAAAAAGTCTTGCTGTTTAAGTCTCGCCTGAAAGATATG aaattaaaagtacAGGTACTGGCAAGGTTTTCAAAGCAAAAGGACAGCGGTTGA